A region of the Roseiflexus sp. RS-1 genome:
CCGGTAGTCGCCGAGGGACTTCGGTGTGCCGTCAATAAGATTGGCAGTCATCTCGTAGATGCTCATGAGAGACCTTTCTTTCCGCCACTGAACCTGCGCCGGAATACGCTGGCAATGTGACACTTGCAATACCTTTGCACATAGTATGCACGGTTTTGGGAGAGATGTCAAACGATTCTCATTGACATCTCGATTCTTAAGTGATAGCATATATCACACTTACAATTCCAGGAAATGAAACACCAATGCCACTCTACACCTACACCTGCCCGGAGTGCGAGATCGAGATCGAAGAGTTGCGACCTGCCGCACGCGCCGACGACCCGGTCGAGTGTCCTGTCTGTCACGGGTTGTGCACCCGTGACATCAGTTCATTCAGTTTCCGCTCACGCAGCTCGCCGACGCCGGTGTACGCCAGCCCGCAACAGGTCGCCCGTGCGCTCCATGGTCCGGGATGCCCATGCTGCACTCCGCGTCGCCGGTCGTAACCTTTGTCGTACATGAGGAGGAGAAGCATGTCTATAGAAGCGCCGCTCCGCCCTGTGCCGGTCACTATTCTGACCGGTTTCCTCGGCGCCGGTAAAACAACGCTGCTCAACCGGATACTCCATGCCGACCACGGATTGAGAGTTGCTGTGCTGGTAAACGATTTCGGCAGCATCAACATCGATACGCAACTCGTTGTCGGCGTCGAGGGCGAGACGATCTCGCTCGCCAACGGGTGCATCTGCTGTTCGATCCGCGGCGACCTGCTCAAAACGGCGCTGCTCCTGCTCGACCGCGAGGAACCGCCGGAGTATCTGATCATCGAGGCAAGCGGCGTGAGCGACCCGTGGGCGGTGGCGGAAACGTTCGACCTTCCCGAACTGCGCCCTTTCTTCCATCTTGATTCGGTCATCACCGTCGTCGACGTGGAATATGTTCGCAAGCAACAGTACTACGAGGACCTGATCATCCATCAGATCAGCGCAGCCGACGTGGTTGTATTGAGCAAAGTCGATCTGGTGAGCGCGGAGCAGCGCGCCGACGTGGAGCAGTGGGTGCGCCAGATCGTGCCCCGCGCCCGTATTCTCCCCGCCATCCACGGCGATGTGCCGATGAGCCTGCTGCTGGGCGTCGGGCGCTACAAACTGGACGTTCAACCGCCGGTCGTGTCCCGCCTCCATGCCCACGACCACGACCACGAGCACGGTCCGCACTGCGACCACGACCACGACCACGACCACGAGCACCACCACGACCATACAACTGAGTTCAGCTCGTGGAGTTATGTCAATCATCGCCCATTTGCGCTGAAAAAGTTGCGTACCGTTCTGCAAGACCTGCCCGAAACCATCTTTCGCGCCAAGGGGATCATCTATCTTGCAGAAACACCGGGCCGCCGCGCCATTCTCCAGATCGTCGGCGTGCGGATTACGGTCTCGGTTGGAGAACCGTGGGGCGACACGCCTCCCGGCACGCAGATGGTCTTTCTCGGAATACCCGGCGGATTGAACGGCGATGCGCTTCAGAAGGCCTTCGACTCCTGTCTGACCGACGTGCCGGCACAGGAGCAGGTAGTGGGGCAACAATCGTGGTTCCGCCGCGTGTTCGGCGGAGCGTGACCGACTCAGTGCTTTACTCCGATGCGGGCGCGACGCCTGCGCTCCCAGCCTGCTGCCGCTGCGGGACGCCCGCGCTCCCAGCCTGCTGCCGCTACAAGCGGGACGCCCGCGCTCCCAGAGTCGTGCGAACTGAAGCCCTCACTGAGGGCAAGGAAGCCTCACCGGGGGCAGGTTTTTTTGGGAAGCCCCTGCATTTCTTCTCTCGCTTTGGGCTTCAGGACGCCCAGACTCCCCCTTCTCCTCGTGTGGGAGAAGGGGGTTGGGGCGATGAGGGGCAAACGGGCGCCGCAACGGAGTGGTCGTCATTGCGGGACGACCGCGTTTCTGGCGCTCCTTCTCCGGTTGCAGGCATCCCGCCGGGTGCGCGCCGGAGGCGCGCGCACCCAGGGCATCTCCGCTTCCAGCGGCAGGTTTTTTGGCAAGCCCCTGCATTTCTTCTCTCGCTTTGGGCTTCAGGACGCCCAGACTCCCCCTTCTCCCCGTGTGGGAGAAGGGGGTTGGGGCGATGAGGGGCAAACGCGCTTCAGGATGCCCAAACTCCCCCTTCTCCCTGTGTGCGAGAAGGGGCAGGGGGGATGAGGGGCAAAGTCTCAAGGAAATTAACCAGCTCGCGCAGGCGGGCTTCGCCTCGCAGAGCCGAGGGGTTCAGCCCCACGGCGCGAGGGCGAATACGGGTTCTATTCACCAACCCCGCAGACAGGAGGCATTCCGGATGATCTGGTATGAGACGCACTCCGGTGAAGAAGAGACAACAGAACCCAAAACCCGTTGCGCAGTGCGTCATGGCGCGGTATAGTAGAAAAGGGACTGTGATCGTTCACAGGAGACTCGTATGACACGCCTGCTACCTTCCACCTATACCGGGACCTATGCCCAGGTCGGTCCGTTGACCGATCTGTCGATGTATCACGCTCATCTCGCCCATCTTCCGAACGACATTGCCGATCTCTGCCGCATCATTCAGGGATTGCTGGTTCATGTCTTCTGGCATGGACTGGACGCATCACCCCTGACCGGAGATCGCAAACGAGCACTTCAAATGCGCCCGGCTGCTGCAAAACTGGCAGCCATCCTGGCGCTCGATGATCGACCCTTGATGATCGCCCGCCCGCCGGAACGACGCCTGGCAGCAACTTCCCGCGACTACAGCCTGCTCCTGGTAGCACTGCTGCGTCATCAGGGCATCCCGACGCGGGTACGCTGCGGTTTTGCCACCTTTTTCGCCCCTCGCCGCTACGAGGAACACTGGATGGTCGAATACTGGAGCGACGATGATCACCGCTGGGTGCTGGTCGATCCGCAGATGGACGATACTCAACGCGCGGCGCTGAGTGTCGCGTTCGATCCACTCGACGTGCCGCGGTCTCGTTTTCTCAGCGGCGGCGCTGCATGGCAGCGCTGTCGCTCCGGTTCG
Encoded here:
- a CDS encoding transglutaminase-like domain-containing protein, whose translation is MTRLLPSTYTGTYAQVGPLTDLSMYHAHLAHLPNDIADLCRIIQGLLVHVFWHGLDASPLTGDRKRALQMRPAAAKLAAILALDDRPLMIARPPERRLAATSRDYSLLLVALLRHQGIPTRVRCGFATFFAPRRYEEHWMVEYWSDDDHRWVLVDPQMDDTQRAALSVAFDPLDVPRSRFLSGGAAWQRCRSGSLDPALFGSLENRGMHAIRCTLIHDLATLNRIEMLPWDRWGLMLPPDEMLRDADITLLDTVAHVTVGALATPSPEAVAALFASDARLRPPLPVESMNGEALFDLPA
- a CDS encoding CobW family GTP-binding protein, translating into MSIEAPLRPVPVTILTGFLGAGKTTLLNRILHADHGLRVAVLVNDFGSINIDTQLVVGVEGETISLANGCICCSIRGDLLKTALLLLDREEPPEYLIIEASGVSDPWAVAETFDLPELRPFFHLDSVITVVDVEYVRKQQYYEDLIIHQISAADVVVLSKVDLVSAEQRADVEQWVRQIVPRARILPAIHGDVPMSLLLGVGRYKLDVQPPVVSRLHAHDHDHEHGPHCDHDHDHDHEHHHDHTTEFSSWSYVNHRPFALKKLRTVLQDLPETIFRAKGIIYLAETPGRRAILQIVGVRITVSVGEPWGDTPPGTQMVFLGIPGGLNGDALQKAFDSCLTDVPAQEQVVGQQSWFRRVFGGA
- a CDS encoding FmdB family zinc ribbon protein; this encodes MPLYTYTCPECEIEIEELRPAARADDPVECPVCHGLCTRDISSFSFRSRSSPTPVYASPQQVARALHGPGCPCCTPRRRS